From Fibrobacter sp. UWB5, the proteins below share one genomic window:
- the asd gene encoding archaetidylserine decarboxylase (Phosphatidylserine decarboxylase is synthesized as a single chain precursor. Generation of the pyruvoyl active site from a Ser is coupled to cleavage of a Gly-Ser bond between the larger (beta) and smaller (alpha chains). It is an integral membrane protein.), producing MNTAFYVFMKLLPKNAASRAFGALTRLKLPVISKAMRNAFASYYKLNMEESEFPIDHYANIGELFIRRLKPGMRPIADSEIVSPVDGVLSQTATFDEKQELIQAKGKTYTLKDLLRDEEMAARFEGGAFATIYLAPFNYHRIHSPAKAEVIEASYCPGTLWPVNVGSVERVEGLFCINERLTSHLRLDDGSEMLVVKVGATNVGRIGVAYTDELLVNAGKLPRNCKRYDWKPAQKITVEKGGELGRFEMGSTVILVVDKKIRERNPGLFQSRVGTAVKVGEAL from the coding sequence ATGAATACCGCTTTTTACGTCTTTATGAAGTTGTTGCCGAAGAATGCCGCTAGCCGTGCCTTCGGTGCTTTGACTCGCCTCAAGTTGCCCGTGATTTCGAAGGCGATGCGCAATGCTTTTGCGAGTTACTACAAACTGAATATGGAAGAATCGGAATTCCCGATTGATCATTACGCTAACATCGGCGAACTTTTTATCCGTAGACTCAAGCCGGGAATGCGCCCGATTGCTGATTCCGAAATCGTGTCGCCGGTGGATGGCGTGCTTTCGCAGACGGCAACTTTTGACGAAAAGCAAGAACTGATTCAGGCCAAGGGCAAGACCTATACGCTCAAGGACCTGCTCCGCGACGAAGAAATGGCTGCCCGCTTTGAAGGTGGCGCCTTCGCAACGATTTACCTTGCTCCGTTCAACTACCATCGCATTCATAGCCCGGCAAAGGCCGAAGTGATTGAGGCCAGCTACTGCCCGGGTACGCTCTGGCCGGTGAATGTGGGTAGCGTGGAACGCGTAGAAGGCCTGTTCTGCATTAACGAACGCCTTACGAGCCACTTGCGCTTGGACGACGGTTCCGAAATGCTGGTGGTCAAGGTCGGAGCCACGAACGTGGGGCGTATCGGGGTTGCCTACACGGACGAACTCTTGGTGAATGCGGGCAAGCTTCCGCGCAACTGCAAGCGTTACGACTGGAAACCCGCCCAGAAAATCACCGTGGAAAAGGGCGGCGAACTGGGTCGCTTCGAAATGGGCAGCACCGTAATTCTCGTGGTCGACAAGAAGATTCGCGAAAGAAATCCGGGACTCTTCCAGAGCCGCGTAGGAACTGCCGTGAAGGTGGGCGAGGCCCTCTAA
- a CDS encoding GerW family sporulation protein, which yields MAIEKLAETLLEKLRFITKAETVIGNPIQAGESTVVPVSRVSVGFGFGGHQSKGDTSASGGGASVEPVAFLVIKGDDVRVMPISKDSSLVSKVMDIVPDVVNKFKKSED from the coding sequence ATGGCTATTGAAAAACTTGCAGAAACTCTTTTGGAAAAGCTCCGTTTCATCACTAAGGCAGAAACGGTTATCGGTAACCCCATTCAGGCCGGTGAATCTACCGTTGTTCCCGTGAGCCGCGTGTCGGTGGGCTTCGGTTTTGGCGGTCACCAGTCCAAGGGTGATACTTCTGCCTCTGGCGGTGGCGCCTCGGTGGAACCGGTCGCCTTCCTCGTGATCAAGGGCGACGACGTGCGCGTGATGCCCATTAGCAAGGACAGTTCGCTTGTTTCCAAGGTCATGGACATCGTGCCCGACGTGGTGAACAAGTTCAAGAAGAGCGAAGACTAA
- the serC gene encoding 3-phosphoserine/phosphohydroxythreonine transaminase — protein MANKVYNFSAGPSVLPEQALKEASAACIDFENSGISILSMSHRSKPIENMFAQTEQYLRELMGIPEDYDIVFLGGGCSLLFCMLPMNFLDQDATADYALTGVWANKAYKEAKQFGNALAACDTKSETYSRIDKNLKLSDNATYLHVTANNTIYGTEWHNFPKPKSGFLMADVSSDFLARKINVSDFGVVYGGAQKNISCAGVTVTIIKKGLLGKVNRTIPTMLNFQTHIDAANMFNTPPVFAVYVMNRTLKWLKEFGGVDAIEKVNRSKAALLYSALDNSKVFVGTAAKEDRSIMNVPFVFNKDVVAADKADDLAKEFLEFAKARGLQQLKGHRSVGGFRASIYNAMPVEGVQALVDCLGDFEKKVLG, from the coding sequence ATGGCAAATAAAGTCTATAACTTTAGCGCAGGACCGTCTGTCCTGCCCGAACAGGCACTCAAGGAAGCATCTGCTGCATGCATCGACTTCGAAAACAGCGGCATCAGCATTCTCTCCATGAGTCACCGTTCGAAGCCGATTGAAAACATGTTCGCCCAGACGGAACAGTACCTCCGTGAATTGATGGGCATCCCTGAAGACTACGACATCGTTTTCCTCGGTGGTGGTTGCTCCCTTCTGTTCTGCATGCTCCCGATGAACTTCCTTGACCAGGACGCTACGGCAGACTACGCTCTGACTGGCGTTTGGGCAAACAAGGCCTACAAGGAAGCTAAGCAGTTCGGTAACGCTCTCGCCGCTTGCGACACCAAGTCCGAAACTTACAGCCGCATCGACAAGAACCTGAAGCTTTCCGACAACGCCACGTACCTCCACGTGACTGCCAACAACACCATCTACGGTACCGAATGGCACAACTTCCCGAAGCCGAAGTCTGGCTTCCTCATGGCTGACGTGAGCTCCGACTTCCTCGCCCGCAAGATCAACGTGTCCGACTTCGGCGTTGTGTACGGCGGCGCCCAGAAGAACATCAGCTGCGCAGGCGTGACTGTTACCATCATCAAGAAGGGCCTCCTCGGCAAGGTGAACCGCACCATCCCGACCATGCTCAACTTCCAGACCCACATTGACGCTGCCAACATGTTCAACACTCCTCCGGTATTCGCCGTGTACGTGATGAACCGCACCCTCAAGTGGCTCAAGGAATTCGGTGGCGTGGACGCAATCGAAAAGGTGAACCGCTCCAAGGCCGCTCTCCTTTACAGCGCCCTCGACAATTCCAAGGTGTTCGTCGGTACCGCTGCCAAGGAAGACCGCTCCATCATGAACGTTCCGTTCGTGTTCAACAAGGACGTGGTTGCCGCTGACAAGGCTGACGATCTCGCTAAGGAATTCCTCGAATTCGCAAAGGCTCGCGGTCTGCAGCAGCTCAAGGGTCACCGCTCTGTGGGTGGCTTCCGTGCTTCCATTTACAACGCTATGCCGGTCGAAGGCGTGCAGGCTCTCGTTGACTGCCTCGGCGACTTCGAAAAGAAGGTGTTGGGTTAA